In Sandaracinaceae bacterium, the following proteins share a genomic window:
- a CDS encoding VCBS repeat-containing protein produces the protein MNRSLLVLGSVLLAQGCTVVDLWDAPEVEVEVRSCRVDADCATVRFEVDETLRNDPCLVALRSCDTGREQCTVQLRARDSDRDNFRDIACASVRSEFPPFDVDCDDANPNAYPNADLDSDGFVARGCGDGLPEDCDDTRATAFPGATVEACDGVVSACTDATPPLRRLVEDFDGDRFAAIALDPSVCVDVMSPNGELLSIPHTDCDDIDPNVFPAAPDVCDGRHNDCDSPIGVGRDAGEDVDGDGFAAPSSLSCDPELPGGLPNTDCDDLDAKTYPGAEESCDGIVNNCTDRTPGEVDRLIEDPDEDGHYGGNADCIDPVVNIECSNAAFDRFSTFCLPSPETTVVSSIMGVTRMVAADFDANGFEEVAYVRDDVGCPTEQRIVVNHSFSNSSSALFSQTNVCDAVGATVRVFAADVDGDAPLELMTLSSTGAVQSYELTTSSLNLTLKTAMGITVTGGALALGRLDGVAAPVAVALEGSALVYHPLDATGSAGAAVSIDATSPSFTGLVLGDVTNDGVVDVVGYASSSAMITVYPGSGGGAFAAELSIDVGTLLPGIGNPTSVVLGDVEGSGDGDLDLVVAGSSGLGVLARRGSAFEGVSVGVQPNGESLALGELVADDIAVRDLGRNGSDEIVYSTTDRDSVGYIDEIGSGLFAQHVFVADLDAVTWVAAGDWDGDFDVDIAAYASGSSSLMRYTSDFVSTLQFGGRVVDRAFDAGAAVAFDVDADGAMDIIGASDLPGGEVVLWRARSRDFARIEEIVVTNADAGEVVSGLAAGDVTGDARADFVLVSETNGLVGYVRGVGDLTYAARQALTPFDNARAVVMEDFDGDGLDEVLVTANDGTDGRAALYTREGTGNTFTRTILDATSSACTGIALGDVDGDGDQDAALACGTDGVVLLTNPGQPEGTWTVTTVYDGAGGANASSVEITDVDRDGTGDIVSYRADLESVRIDQAGDGSFGAAPILVPADVASPSGALVRAIDADADGDPDLVVAGLDTGASISVLQHIGSSDPRFVLRVILTGSTGRATALTPLDVGGDRFADFMVTLPGQRIVAAFRSSPNPWWNH, from the coding sequence ATGAACCGCTCCCTCTTGGTGCTGGGCTCGGTCCTGCTGGCGCAGGGCTGCACGGTGGTGGACCTCTGGGACGCGCCCGAGGTGGAGGTGGAGGTCCGCTCGTGCCGCGTGGATGCCGACTGCGCCACCGTGCGCTTCGAGGTGGACGAGACGCTGCGCAACGACCCCTGCCTGGTGGCCCTGCGCTCCTGCGACACGGGCCGCGAACAGTGCACCGTGCAGCTGCGCGCGCGCGACTCCGACCGCGACAATTTCCGCGACATCGCCTGCGCCAGCGTGCGCAGCGAGTTCCCGCCGTTCGACGTGGACTGCGACGACGCCAACCCCAACGCGTACCCCAACGCCGACCTCGACAGCGATGGCTTCGTGGCGCGCGGCTGCGGTGACGGGCTCCCCGAGGACTGCGACGACACGCGCGCGACGGCCTTCCCGGGCGCCACCGTGGAGGCCTGCGACGGCGTCGTGTCTGCGTGCACGGACGCCACCCCGCCGCTCCGCCGCTTGGTCGAAGACTTCGACGGCGACCGCTTCGCGGCCATCGCGCTCGACCCTTCCGTGTGCGTCGACGTCATGAGCCCGAACGGCGAGCTGCTGTCCATCCCGCACACGGACTGCGACGACATCGACCCGAACGTGTTTCCTGCGGCCCCGGACGTCTGCGACGGCCGCCACAATGACTGCGACAGCCCCATCGGGGTGGGCCGCGACGCGGGCGAAGACGTGGATGGGGATGGCTTCGCGGCACCCTCGAGCCTCTCGTGCGACCCGGAGCTGCCAGGCGGCTTGCCCAACACCGACTGCGACGATCTCGATGCCAAGACCTACCCCGGGGCCGAGGAGTCGTGCGACGGCATCGTGAACAACTGCACGGACCGCACGCCAGGCGAAGTGGACCGGCTCATCGAAGATCCCGACGAGGACGGCCACTACGGTGGCAACGCCGACTGCATCGACCCCGTGGTCAACATCGAGTGCAGCAACGCCGCGTTCGACCGCTTCAGCACGTTCTGCCTGCCCTCGCCCGAGACCACGGTGGTGTCGTCCATCATGGGCGTCACCCGCATGGTGGCGGCCGACTTCGACGCCAACGGCTTCGAAGAGGTGGCCTACGTGCGCGACGACGTGGGTTGCCCCACGGAGCAGCGCATCGTGGTGAACCACTCGTTCAGCAACTCGTCGAGCGCGCTCTTCTCTCAGACCAATGTGTGCGACGCGGTGGGCGCCACGGTCAGGGTGTTCGCCGCCGACGTGGACGGTGACGCGCCCCTGGAGCTCATGACGCTCAGTTCAACGGGGGCCGTGCAGTCCTATGAGCTGACGACGTCCAGCTTGAACCTCACGCTGAAGACCGCGATGGGGATCACGGTGACGGGCGGCGCGCTCGCGTTGGGGCGCCTCGACGGAGTGGCGGCCCCGGTGGCCGTGGCGCTCGAAGGCAGCGCGCTCGTGTACCACCCGCTCGACGCCACGGGCTCGGCGGGCGCGGCCGTGTCCATCGACGCCACGTCGCCGAGCTTCACGGGCCTCGTCCTCGGCGACGTGACCAACGATGGGGTGGTGGACGTGGTGGGCTACGCCTCCTCCTCCGCGATGATCACCGTCTACCCCGGCTCGGGCGGCGGCGCGTTCGCGGCCGAGCTCAGCATCGACGTGGGCACGCTGCTCCCGGGCATTGGCAACCCCACCTCGGTGGTGCTGGGAGACGTGGAGGGCAGCGGCGACGGGGACCTCGACCTCGTGGTCGCGGGTTCGAGCGGGCTCGGTGTCCTGGCGCGCCGGGGAAGCGCCTTCGAGGGCGTGTCCGTGGGCGTTCAGCCCAACGGCGAGAGCCTCGCTCTCGGCGAGCTGGTCGCAGACGACATCGCGGTGCGCGACCTGGGTCGCAACGGCAGCGACGAGATCGTCTACTCCACGACGGATCGTGACTCGGTGGGCTACATCGACGAGATCGGCAGCGGGCTCTTCGCTCAGCACGTCTTCGTGGCCGACCTCGACGCCGTCACCTGGGTGGCTGCGGGCGACTGGGACGGCGACTTCGACGTGGACATCGCGGCCTATGCCTCGGGGTCCTCGAGCCTGATGCGCTACACCTCGGACTTCGTCTCCACGCTCCAATTCGGCGGGCGCGTGGTCGACCGGGCGTTCGACGCCGGCGCGGCCGTGGCCTTCGACGTGGACGCGGATGGCGCGATGGACATCATCGGCGCCTCGGACCTGCCGGGCGGTGAGGTGGTGTTGTGGCGCGCTCGCTCCCGCGACTTCGCCCGCATCGAGGAGATCGTGGTGACCAACGCCGACGCGGGTGAGGTGGTCAGCGGCCTCGCCGCCGGCGACGTGACCGGCGATGCGCGCGCCGACTTCGTGCTGGTGTCCGAGACCAACGGGCTGGTGGGCTACGTGCGCGGTGTGGGTGACCTGACCTACGCCGCGCGCCAGGCGCTGACCCCCTTCGACAACGCCCGCGCCGTGGTGATGGAGGACTTCGACGGGGACGGCCTCGACGAGGTGCTGGTGACGGCCAACGACGGCACCGACGGGCGCGCCGCGCTCTACACGCGGGAGGGCACGGGGAACACCTTCACGCGCACCATCCTCGATGCCACCAGCTCCGCCTGCACCGGCATCGCACTGGGCGACGTGGACGGCGACGGAGACCAGGACGCGGCGCTCGCGTGCGGCACCGATGGCGTGGTGCTCCTGACGAACCCGGGCCAGCCCGAGGGCACGTGGACGGTCACCACCGTTTACGACGGGGCGGGCGGCGCAAACGCTTCTTCGGTGGAGATCACGGACGTCGACCGGGACGGCACGGGGGACATCGTCTCCTATCGCGCGGACCTCGAGTCCGTGCGCATCGACCAGGCCGGCGACGGCAGCTTCGGCGCGGCGCCGATTCTGGTCCCCGCAGACGTGGCGTCGCCCTCGGGCGCGCTGGTGCGTGCCATCGATGCCGACGCCGATGGCGACCCGGATCTGGTGGTGGCCGGGCTCGACACGGGGGCCTCCATCTCGGTGCTCCAACACATTGGCTCGAGCGATCCGCGCTTCGTGCTGCGCGTCATCCTCACCGGCAGCACGGGCCGCGCCACGGCCCTCACGCCCCTCGACGTGGGCGGCGACCGCTTCGCCGACTTCATGGTGACCCTCCCCGGTCAGCGCATCGTGGCCGCGTTCCGCTCGAGCCCCAACCCGTGGTGGAACCACTGA
- a CDS encoding tetratricopeptide repeat protein has product MLQGSLRTFAVLSLGLLISPAAPVQAQPDQPAPAPAPADAGDAASEDQAPSEAAEASAASTPVEAPDAAMDEARRRYAQGSEYYRRGRYAEAVAEFSEAYSLWPNPVILYALGQAYEGQSDANRAIETYQRFLEVAPEGDLRRQDAELHIEALRGLLAVVHVVVNVQASVVVDGEVLGMAPGDVRLPTGRHVLELRADGYHSQTAAVTIAGGTERTVTFELQPLPTAGGERERFRFPRPAFYTAVGLTGAGVVVWGAMATTAVVRARDYNDTPGRTNFDREEARDVAQRSNVALGVVGGLAVTTLVIGLLTDWGDDDEPDAPLVTASVTPLQGGAMVSARWTR; this is encoded by the coding sequence ATGCTGCAAGGATCCCTTCGCACCTTCGCGGTGCTCTCGCTAGGCCTCCTCATCTCCCCTGCTGCGCCTGTGCAGGCACAGCCCGACCAGCCCGCCCCAGCGCCTGCACCGGCCGACGCGGGCGACGCGGCGTCCGAGGACCAGGCACCCAGCGAAGCCGCCGAAGCCAGCGCCGCGAGCACACCCGTGGAGGCCCCGGACGCAGCGATGGACGAGGCCCGTCGCCGGTATGCGCAGGGCTCGGAGTACTACCGACGCGGACGCTACGCCGAGGCCGTGGCCGAGTTCAGCGAGGCCTACTCGCTGTGGCCCAACCCCGTCATCTTGTACGCGCTCGGGCAGGCCTACGAGGGGCAGTCCGACGCCAACCGCGCCATCGAGACCTACCAGCGCTTCCTCGAGGTGGCGCCCGAGGGGGACCTCCGCCGGCAAGACGCAGAGCTGCACATCGAGGCGCTGCGCGGCTTGCTCGCCGTGGTGCACGTGGTGGTCAACGTGCAGGCCAGCGTCGTGGTGGACGGCGAGGTGCTGGGCATGGCGCCGGGCGACGTGCGCTTGCCCACGGGGCGGCACGTGCTCGAGCTGCGCGCCGATGGCTACCACTCGCAGACGGCGGCCGTGACCATCGCAGGCGGCACCGAGCGCACGGTGACCTTCGAGCTGCAGCCGCTGCCCACCGCCGGTGGTGAGCGCGAGCGGTTCCGCTTTCCGCGACCGGCCTTCTACACGGCCGTGGGCCTCACCGGCGCGGGTGTGGTGGTGTGGGGCGCCATGGCCACCACCGCCGTGGTGCGCGCGCGGGACTACAACGACACCCCGGGGCGCACCAACTTCGACCGAGAAGAGGCACGCGACGTGGCCCAGCGCTCGAACGTGGCGCTCGGCGTGGTGGGCGGCCTGGCGGTCACCACGCTGGTGATCGGGTTGCTCACGGATTGGGGAGATGACGACGAGCCCGACGCACCGCTGGTGACGGCCTCGGTTACCCCGCTGCAGGGTGGCGCCATGGTGTCGGCGAGGTGGACGCGATGA